One window of Sphingomonas paeninsulae genomic DNA carries:
- a CDS encoding MFS transporter → MTKREELAANWPVVLAAFVGVMTGAWAFPVFILGPLIKPFEAEFAWSRTGIVACTSFLAAGLVIATPIAGRLADRIGVRVVALTSMVMLVLCFGVMSMIGGALWHLQLLYFFMGLLGAGCGGVAYTRAIGGWFRKARGLALGITLTGTGVASAVAPNLVEFVNAAAGWRWVCIIVAGITLLVGLPIVFFGLREPLRVGQVIETDDSNCPVSLIGATRAEALRDPRFYILAATIGIFGLVISSLLVHTVPMLIDMGMTPTRAAQIASFSGISIIIGRLSIGWMLDRYSPTAVGIVIFVLGSVGCLLFVLLGAGAALITVAAIGFLVGAEIDLLSFMVLRYFGLLNYGAIYGILFGVYSGAGIMAPLVAGGLIWWGGYNALFIGAASTFLTAAFLFFVLGFMPTGKNWEL, encoded by the coding sequence ATGACCAAACGCGAGGAATTAGCGGCGAACTGGCCAGTTGTGCTTGCTGCCTTCGTCGGAGTTATGACTGGCGCGTGGGCCTTTCCCGTGTTTATTTTGGGGCCGCTCATCAAACCGTTCGAGGCTGAATTTGCGTGGTCTCGAACAGGCATCGTTGCCTGCACAAGCTTCCTTGCAGCGGGTTTGGTGATCGCAACTCCGATCGCCGGCAGATTGGCCGATCGGATTGGCGTCCGCGTCGTGGCCTTGACGTCGATGGTGATGCTCGTGCTGTGCTTCGGCGTTATGTCGATGATTGGTGGTGCGCTCTGGCACCTTCAATTGCTCTATTTTTTCATGGGATTGCTGGGGGCGGGCTGCGGTGGCGTTGCATATACCCGTGCTATCGGAGGATGGTTTCGTAAAGCAAGGGGACTTGCCTTGGGTATTACGCTGACGGGAACTGGAGTTGCCAGTGCAGTAGCCCCCAACCTCGTTGAGTTTGTAAATGCAGCCGCGGGTTGGCGTTGGGTCTGCATCATAGTCGCAGGCATCACGCTGTTGGTGGGCCTTCCGATCGTATTCTTCGGCCTAAGGGAGCCCTTGCGTGTCGGCCAAGTTATTGAAACTGATGATAGTAATTGCCCTGTGAGTCTGATCGGTGCTACTCGCGCTGAGGCTTTGCGAGATCCCCGATTTTATATTCTCGCCGCCACGATAGGCATCTTCGGCCTCGTTATCAGTAGTCTGCTGGTTCATACGGTTCCTATGCTAATCGACATGGGCATGACACCCACGCGCGCAGCACAAATCGCCTCATTCAGCGGTATTTCGATAATCATCGGCCGGCTTTCAATCGGGTGGATGCTGGACCGCTATTCGCCAACGGCGGTCGGCATCGTAATATTTGTTCTGGGGTCAGTCGGTTGCCTGCTTTTCGTCCTGCTTGGAGCCGGAGCAGCTCTCATTACGGTTGCGGCAATTGGTTTTTTGGTCGGCGCCGAGATCGATCTTCTTTCTTTTATGGTACTGCGCTATTTTGGACTGCTTAACTATGGTGCGATTTATGGCATTCTCTTCGGCGTCTATAGCGGTGCAGGAATCATGGCACCGCTAGTTGCTGGCGGGCTGATCTGGTGGGGCGGTTACAACGCTCTATTTATAGGTGCTGCTTCGACGTTTCTGACAGCTGCCTTCTTATTCTTTGTGCTTGGCTTTATGCCGACTGGAAAGAATTGGGAGCTTTGA